In Tubulanus polymorphus chromosome 2, tnTubPoly1.2, whole genome shotgun sequence, a single window of DNA contains:
- the LOC141898468 gene encoding uncharacterized protein LOC141898468 isoform X3, with amino-acid sequence MREVVDMVAVLEVVSLLEKYPITKEALETTRLGKYVNELRKKTSNDELAKRAKKLVRNWQKLITSGPEPSHVNGERLSQNKPAVDSPRTVKINTVSPALSTGRPLTPASRPITPAVSSKSVTPASRPVTPAVSGKPVTPGSGPATPSSKSSISPVLNPANGPTFAGSVGNKSLFNKANLKSKPPLSPAVVPSSDVSSRLKNVIEKPQSPALSKLNCQGNGDTQNLSVTNAANKRRRKDESGAVEILPEKRSKNENELDSLFDKAKEIPNGAITTELHSKTLEGRLVHSYSSPALSSLNKTSTPKFPTGGKKSRALTSTPVTPIRPPDSDVSKTAAASMAGSLPTRTPKVKTTAQLIAELQAKSSSSNVSAATVTRIATNQIEKELDELNPSIVPAGAKPRPHRKRQSFCDLAPPDATHITLRQTKTELVEKFLQTSFAPNQNSDPNLPSPLPLFKPETTICDSSAFDADSQSQLDFFPNNQSADSKSSSDFNYAKNADAQSVDSHENSVAPVTTAPLSVKRDEVDPYSLLPPVNYDINWDEDDNPSACDAAEPPRYSGTDDDVSKMHEDKLPGINGCYDSAGDWHSWHETLSRNTFNDDILPILPYVIIDD; translated from the exons ATGAGAGAG GTTGTGGACATGGTTGCAGTGTTGGAAGTCGTTTCATTGCTGGAAAAGTACCCTATTACGAAAGAAGCTCTTGAG ACAACTCGACTGGGGAAATATGTCAATGAATTACGTAAGAAAACAAGCAATGACGAACTCGCTAAACGAGCGAAAAAGTTGGTCCGCAACTGGCAAAAGCTGATCACGTCCGGTCCGGAACCGAGCCACGTTAACGGAGAAAGATTGTCTCAAAATAAACCTGCCGTTGATTCTCCACGTACCGTGAAAATAAACACTGTTAGCCCCGCGTTATCAACGGGTCGACCGCTTACTCCGGCGAGTAGGCCGATAACCCCTGCCGTTAGTAGTAAATCGGTTACTCCCGCGAGTAGACCGGTTACGCCGGCGGTAAGTGGTAAACCGGTTACTCCCGGTAGTGGACCAGCGACGCCTAGTAGCAAGTCTAGTATATCACCGGTATTAAATCCTGCGAATGGGCCGACGTTTGCCGGTTCCGTAGGCAATAAATCGTTGTTTAATAAAgcgaatttgaaatcgaaaccGCCGCTGAGTCCTGCCGTCGTACCAAGTAGCGACGTATCTTCCCGTTTGAAGAATGTGATAGAAAAACCGCAGTCGCCGGCCCTGAGTAAACTGAACTGTCAGGGAAATGGCGACACACAAAATCTAAGTGTCACAAATGCTGCGAATAAACGTCGCAGGAAAGACGAGTCGGGCGCCGTCGAAATCCTCCCCGAGAAACGTTCGAAAAACGAGAACGAACTCGATTCGTTGTTCGATAAAGCGAAAGAAATTCCGAACGGCGCGATCACGACCGAACTACACAGTAAAACGCTCGAGGGACGATTAGTTCACTCGTACAGTTCACCGGCATTGTCATCACTTAATAAGACTTCGACTCCGAAATTTCCGACGGGCGGGAAAAAATCGCGCGCGTTAACGAGCACTCCCGTCACGCCGATTCGTCCACCAGATTCTGACGTTTCCAAAACGGCGGCAGCGTCGATGGCTGGCAGTTTGCCGACTCGCACGCCGAAAGTAAAGACTACGGCGCAGTTGATCGCCGAACTTCAGGCGAAGAGTTCCAGTTCGAACGTCTCGGCAGCGACCGTCACTCGTATAGCGACCAATCAAATCGAGAAAGAGTTGGACGAGCTGAATCCGTCGATCGTGCCGGCCGGCGCGAAGCCGCGTCCGCATCGTAAACGCCAGTCATTCTGCGACCTAGCGCCGCCCGACGCTACGCACATCACGCTGCGACAAACGAAAACCGAACTCGTCGAGAAGTTCCTGCAAACGTCGTTCGCGCCCAATCAAAATAGTGATCCGAATTTACCTAGTCCTTTGCCATTGTTTAAACCGGAGACGACAATCTGTGATTCTTCTGCATTTGACGCCGATTCTCAAAGTCAACTCGATTTCTTTCCGAACAATCAGTCTGCTGACAGTAAGAGTAGCAGCGATTTCAACTACGCCAAAAACGCCGACGCGCAAAGCGTCGACTCGCACGAAAACTCGGTCGCGCCTGTGACGACGGCGCCGCTGTCTGTCAAGCGAGACGAGGTGGATCCGTATTCGTTGTTACCGCCGGTGAATTACGACATAAACTGGGACGAGGACGACAATCCGTCGGCTTGCGACGCCGCCGAACCGCCGCGTTACAGCGGCACCGACGACGACGTCAGTAAGATGCACGAGGATAAGTTACCGGGTATAAATGGTTGTTACGACAGCGCCGGCGACTGGCACAGCTGGCACGAAACGCTCTCTCGGAATACGTTCAATGACGACATTTTACCAATTCTGCCCTATGTGATAATAGATGATTAG
- the LOC141898468 gene encoding uncharacterized protein LOC141898468 isoform X4, producing the protein MVAVLEVVSLLEKYPITKEALETTRLGKYVNELRKKTSNDELAKRAKKLVRNWQKLITSGPEPSHVNGERLSQNKPAVDSPRTVKINTVSPALSTGRPLTPASRPITPAVSSKSVTPASRPVTPAVSGKPVTPGSGPATPSSKSSISPVLNPANGPTFAGSVGNKSLFNKANLKSKPPLSPAVVPSSDVSSRLKNVIEKPQSPALSKLNCQGNGDTQNLSVTNAANKRRRKDESGAVEILPEKRSKNENELDSLFDKAKEIPNGAITTELHSKTLEGRLVHSYSSPALSSLNKTSTPKFPTGGKKSRALTSTPVTPIRPPDSDVSKTAAASMAGSLPTRTPKVKTTAQLIAELQAKSSSSNVSAATVTRIATNQIEKELDELNPSIVPAGAKPRPHRKRQSFCDLAPPDATHITLRQTKTELVEKFLQTSFAPNQNSDPNLPSPLPLFKPETTICDSSAFDADSQSQLDFFPNNQSADSKSSSDFNYAKNADAQSVDSHENSVAPVTTAPLSVKRDEVDPYSLLPPVNYDINWDEDDNPSACDAAEPPRYSGTDDDVSKMHEDKLPGINGCYDSAGDWHSWHETLSRNTFNDDILPILPYVIIDD; encoded by the exons ATGGTTGCAGTGTTGGAAGTCGTTTCATTGCTGGAAAAGTACCCTATTACGAAAGAAGCTCTTGAG ACAACTCGACTGGGGAAATATGTCAATGAATTACGTAAGAAAACAAGCAATGACGAACTCGCTAAACGAGCGAAAAAGTTGGTCCGCAACTGGCAAAAGCTGATCACGTCCGGTCCGGAACCGAGCCACGTTAACGGAGAAAGATTGTCTCAAAATAAACCTGCCGTTGATTCTCCACGTACCGTGAAAATAAACACTGTTAGCCCCGCGTTATCAACGGGTCGACCGCTTACTCCGGCGAGTAGGCCGATAACCCCTGCCGTTAGTAGTAAATCGGTTACTCCCGCGAGTAGACCGGTTACGCCGGCGGTAAGTGGTAAACCGGTTACTCCCGGTAGTGGACCAGCGACGCCTAGTAGCAAGTCTAGTATATCACCGGTATTAAATCCTGCGAATGGGCCGACGTTTGCCGGTTCCGTAGGCAATAAATCGTTGTTTAATAAAgcgaatttgaaatcgaaaccGCCGCTGAGTCCTGCCGTCGTACCAAGTAGCGACGTATCTTCCCGTTTGAAGAATGTGATAGAAAAACCGCAGTCGCCGGCCCTGAGTAAACTGAACTGTCAGGGAAATGGCGACACACAAAATCTAAGTGTCACAAATGCTGCGAATAAACGTCGCAGGAAAGACGAGTCGGGCGCCGTCGAAATCCTCCCCGAGAAACGTTCGAAAAACGAGAACGAACTCGATTCGTTGTTCGATAAAGCGAAAGAAATTCCGAACGGCGCGATCACGACCGAACTACACAGTAAAACGCTCGAGGGACGATTAGTTCACTCGTACAGTTCACCGGCATTGTCATCACTTAATAAGACTTCGACTCCGAAATTTCCGACGGGCGGGAAAAAATCGCGCGCGTTAACGAGCACTCCCGTCACGCCGATTCGTCCACCAGATTCTGACGTTTCCAAAACGGCGGCAGCGTCGATGGCTGGCAGTTTGCCGACTCGCACGCCGAAAGTAAAGACTACGGCGCAGTTGATCGCCGAACTTCAGGCGAAGAGTTCCAGTTCGAACGTCTCGGCAGCGACCGTCACTCGTATAGCGACCAATCAAATCGAGAAAGAGTTGGACGAGCTGAATCCGTCGATCGTGCCGGCCGGCGCGAAGCCGCGTCCGCATCGTAAACGCCAGTCATTCTGCGACCTAGCGCCGCCCGACGCTACGCACATCACGCTGCGACAAACGAAAACCGAACTCGTCGAGAAGTTCCTGCAAACGTCGTTCGCGCCCAATCAAAATAGTGATCCGAATTTACCTAGTCCTTTGCCATTGTTTAAACCGGAGACGACAATCTGTGATTCTTCTGCATTTGACGCCGATTCTCAAAGTCAACTCGATTTCTTTCCGAACAATCAGTCTGCTGACAGTAAGAGTAGCAGCGATTTCAACTACGCCAAAAACGCCGACGCGCAAAGCGTCGACTCGCACGAAAACTCGGTCGCGCCTGTGACGACGGCGCCGCTGTCTGTCAAGCGAGACGAGGTGGATCCGTATTCGTTGTTACCGCCGGTGAATTACGACATAAACTGGGACGAGGACGACAATCCGTCGGCTTGCGACGCCGCCGAACCGCCGCGTTACAGCGGCACCGACGACGACGTCAGTAAGATGCACGAGGATAAGTTACCGGGTATAAATGGTTGTTACGACAGCGCCGGCGACTGGCACAGCTGGCACGAAACGCTCTCTCGGAATACGTTCAATGACGACATTTTACCAATTCTGCCCTATGTGATAATAGATGATTAG
- the LOC141898468 gene encoding uncharacterized protein LOC141898468 isoform X2 — MNDENCNNSTDYESDVVDMVAVLEVVSLLEKYPITKEALETTRLGKYVNELRKKTSNDELAKRAKKLVRNWQKLITSGPEPSHVNGERLSQNKPAVDSPRTVKINTVSPALSTGRPLTPASRPITPAVSSKSVTPASRPVTPAVSGKPVTPGSGPATPSSKSSISPVLNPANGPTFAGSVGNKSLFNKANLKSKPPLSPAVVPSSDVSSRLKNVIEKPQSPALSKLNCQGNGDTQNLSVTNAANKRRRKDESGAVEILPEKRSKNENELDSLFDKAKEIPNGAITTELHSKTLEGRLVHSYSSPALSSLNKTSTPKFPTGGKKSRALTSTPVTPIRPPDSDVSKTAAASMAGSLPTRTPKVKTTAQLIAELQAKSSSSNVSAATVTRIATNQIEKELDELNPSIVPAGAKPRPHRKRQSFCDLAPPDATHITLRQTKTELVEKFLQTSFAPNQNSDPNLPSPLPLFKPETTICDSSAFDADSQSQLDFFPNNQSADSKSSSDFNYAKNADAQSVDSHENSVAPVTTAPLSVKRDEVDPYSLLPPVNYDINWDEDDNPSACDAAEPPRYSGTDDDVSKMHEDKLPGINGCYDSAGDWHSWHETLSRNTFNDDILPILPYVIIDD; from the exons atgaatgatgaaaattgcAATAATAGCACAGACTATGAGAGTGAT GTTGTGGACATGGTTGCAGTGTTGGAAGTCGTTTCATTGCTGGAAAAGTACCCTATTACGAAAGAAGCTCTTGAG ACAACTCGACTGGGGAAATATGTCAATGAATTACGTAAGAAAACAAGCAATGACGAACTCGCTAAACGAGCGAAAAAGTTGGTCCGCAACTGGCAAAAGCTGATCACGTCCGGTCCGGAACCGAGCCACGTTAACGGAGAAAGATTGTCTCAAAATAAACCTGCCGTTGATTCTCCACGTACCGTGAAAATAAACACTGTTAGCCCCGCGTTATCAACGGGTCGACCGCTTACTCCGGCGAGTAGGCCGATAACCCCTGCCGTTAGTAGTAAATCGGTTACTCCCGCGAGTAGACCGGTTACGCCGGCGGTAAGTGGTAAACCGGTTACTCCCGGTAGTGGACCAGCGACGCCTAGTAGCAAGTCTAGTATATCACCGGTATTAAATCCTGCGAATGGGCCGACGTTTGCCGGTTCCGTAGGCAATAAATCGTTGTTTAATAAAgcgaatttgaaatcgaaaccGCCGCTGAGTCCTGCCGTCGTACCAAGTAGCGACGTATCTTCCCGTTTGAAGAATGTGATAGAAAAACCGCAGTCGCCGGCCCTGAGTAAACTGAACTGTCAGGGAAATGGCGACACACAAAATCTAAGTGTCACAAATGCTGCGAATAAACGTCGCAGGAAAGACGAGTCGGGCGCCGTCGAAATCCTCCCCGAGAAACGTTCGAAAAACGAGAACGAACTCGATTCGTTGTTCGATAAAGCGAAAGAAATTCCGAACGGCGCGATCACGACCGAACTACACAGTAAAACGCTCGAGGGACGATTAGTTCACTCGTACAGTTCACCGGCATTGTCATCACTTAATAAGACTTCGACTCCGAAATTTCCGACGGGCGGGAAAAAATCGCGCGCGTTAACGAGCACTCCCGTCACGCCGATTCGTCCACCAGATTCTGACGTTTCCAAAACGGCGGCAGCGTCGATGGCTGGCAGTTTGCCGACTCGCACGCCGAAAGTAAAGACTACGGCGCAGTTGATCGCCGAACTTCAGGCGAAGAGTTCCAGTTCGAACGTCTCGGCAGCGACCGTCACTCGTATAGCGACCAATCAAATCGAGAAAGAGTTGGACGAGCTGAATCCGTCGATCGTGCCGGCCGGCGCGAAGCCGCGTCCGCATCGTAAACGCCAGTCATTCTGCGACCTAGCGCCGCCCGACGCTACGCACATCACGCTGCGACAAACGAAAACCGAACTCGTCGAGAAGTTCCTGCAAACGTCGTTCGCGCCCAATCAAAATAGTGATCCGAATTTACCTAGTCCTTTGCCATTGTTTAAACCGGAGACGACAATCTGTGATTCTTCTGCATTTGACGCCGATTCTCAAAGTCAACTCGATTTCTTTCCGAACAATCAGTCTGCTGACAGTAAGAGTAGCAGCGATTTCAACTACGCCAAAAACGCCGACGCGCAAAGCGTCGACTCGCACGAAAACTCGGTCGCGCCTGTGACGACGGCGCCGCTGTCTGTCAAGCGAGACGAGGTGGATCCGTATTCGTTGTTACCGCCGGTGAATTACGACATAAACTGGGACGAGGACGACAATCCGTCGGCTTGCGACGCCGCCGAACCGCCGCGTTACAGCGGCACCGACGACGACGTCAGTAAGATGCACGAGGATAAGTTACCGGGTATAAATGGTTGTTACGACAGCGCCGGCGACTGGCACAGCTGGCACGAAACGCTCTCTCGGAATACGTTCAATGACGACATTTTACCAATTCTGCCCTATGTGATAATAGATGATTAG
- the LOC141898468 gene encoding uncharacterized protein LOC141898468 isoform X1: protein MQFSPPEIKDRLLNALDKDNNVVDMVAVLEVVSLLEKYPITKEALETTRLGKYVNELRKKTSNDELAKRAKKLVRNWQKLITSGPEPSHVNGERLSQNKPAVDSPRTVKINTVSPALSTGRPLTPASRPITPAVSSKSVTPASRPVTPAVSGKPVTPGSGPATPSSKSSISPVLNPANGPTFAGSVGNKSLFNKANLKSKPPLSPAVVPSSDVSSRLKNVIEKPQSPALSKLNCQGNGDTQNLSVTNAANKRRRKDESGAVEILPEKRSKNENELDSLFDKAKEIPNGAITTELHSKTLEGRLVHSYSSPALSSLNKTSTPKFPTGGKKSRALTSTPVTPIRPPDSDVSKTAAASMAGSLPTRTPKVKTTAQLIAELQAKSSSSNVSAATVTRIATNQIEKELDELNPSIVPAGAKPRPHRKRQSFCDLAPPDATHITLRQTKTELVEKFLQTSFAPNQNSDPNLPSPLPLFKPETTICDSSAFDADSQSQLDFFPNNQSADSKSSSDFNYAKNADAQSVDSHENSVAPVTTAPLSVKRDEVDPYSLLPPVNYDINWDEDDNPSACDAAEPPRYSGTDDDVSKMHEDKLPGINGCYDSAGDWHSWHETLSRNTFNDDILPILPYVIIDD from the exons ATGCAGTTTTCTCCACCCGAGATTAAAGACAGACTTCTGAACGCCTtagataaagataataat GTTGTGGACATGGTTGCAGTGTTGGAAGTCGTTTCATTGCTGGAAAAGTACCCTATTACGAAAGAAGCTCTTGAG ACAACTCGACTGGGGAAATATGTCAATGAATTACGTAAGAAAACAAGCAATGACGAACTCGCTAAACGAGCGAAAAAGTTGGTCCGCAACTGGCAAAAGCTGATCACGTCCGGTCCGGAACCGAGCCACGTTAACGGAGAAAGATTGTCTCAAAATAAACCTGCCGTTGATTCTCCACGTACCGTGAAAATAAACACTGTTAGCCCCGCGTTATCAACGGGTCGACCGCTTACTCCGGCGAGTAGGCCGATAACCCCTGCCGTTAGTAGTAAATCGGTTACTCCCGCGAGTAGACCGGTTACGCCGGCGGTAAGTGGTAAACCGGTTACTCCCGGTAGTGGACCAGCGACGCCTAGTAGCAAGTCTAGTATATCACCGGTATTAAATCCTGCGAATGGGCCGACGTTTGCCGGTTCCGTAGGCAATAAATCGTTGTTTAATAAAgcgaatttgaaatcgaaaccGCCGCTGAGTCCTGCCGTCGTACCAAGTAGCGACGTATCTTCCCGTTTGAAGAATGTGATAGAAAAACCGCAGTCGCCGGCCCTGAGTAAACTGAACTGTCAGGGAAATGGCGACACACAAAATCTAAGTGTCACAAATGCTGCGAATAAACGTCGCAGGAAAGACGAGTCGGGCGCCGTCGAAATCCTCCCCGAGAAACGTTCGAAAAACGAGAACGAACTCGATTCGTTGTTCGATAAAGCGAAAGAAATTCCGAACGGCGCGATCACGACCGAACTACACAGTAAAACGCTCGAGGGACGATTAGTTCACTCGTACAGTTCACCGGCATTGTCATCACTTAATAAGACTTCGACTCCGAAATTTCCGACGGGCGGGAAAAAATCGCGCGCGTTAACGAGCACTCCCGTCACGCCGATTCGTCCACCAGATTCTGACGTTTCCAAAACGGCGGCAGCGTCGATGGCTGGCAGTTTGCCGACTCGCACGCCGAAAGTAAAGACTACGGCGCAGTTGATCGCCGAACTTCAGGCGAAGAGTTCCAGTTCGAACGTCTCGGCAGCGACCGTCACTCGTATAGCGACCAATCAAATCGAGAAAGAGTTGGACGAGCTGAATCCGTCGATCGTGCCGGCCGGCGCGAAGCCGCGTCCGCATCGTAAACGCCAGTCATTCTGCGACCTAGCGCCGCCCGACGCTACGCACATCACGCTGCGACAAACGAAAACCGAACTCGTCGAGAAGTTCCTGCAAACGTCGTTCGCGCCCAATCAAAATAGTGATCCGAATTTACCTAGTCCTTTGCCATTGTTTAAACCGGAGACGACAATCTGTGATTCTTCTGCATTTGACGCCGATTCTCAAAGTCAACTCGATTTCTTTCCGAACAATCAGTCTGCTGACAGTAAGAGTAGCAGCGATTTCAACTACGCCAAAAACGCCGACGCGCAAAGCGTCGACTCGCACGAAAACTCGGTCGCGCCTGTGACGACGGCGCCGCTGTCTGTCAAGCGAGACGAGGTGGATCCGTATTCGTTGTTACCGCCGGTGAATTACGACATAAACTGGGACGAGGACGACAATCCGTCGGCTTGCGACGCCGCCGAACCGCCGCGTTACAGCGGCACCGACGACGACGTCAGTAAGATGCACGAGGATAAGTTACCGGGTATAAATGGTTGTTACGACAGCGCCGGCGACTGGCACAGCTGGCACGAAACGCTCTCTCGGAATACGTTCAATGACGACATTTTACCAATTCTGCCCTATGTGATAATAGATGATTAG
- the LOC141898469 gene encoding splicing factor 45-like: MSLYDDLDNSPISKDSKSDVSGWSSGFKLLQSQLQAKKASLLQTKRQRQNTLAPVVDLKRNSSDELHFNQLTGKLERVSESAVSPSIAPPFISIEPHSRFAGVDDEYNPSYPNEYDEFVKKRREQRQRERDNDRRNRGADRGGDDDRDRSGGRRQSGGHGGRNNTNNRNSQSQRRGRDNNRRRDDDDNESEFEKRRRMREDDDADYEKPRRPVGGGAAIAPPKSLMEDDDDDVGSDSGNDMNAVPPPYSDEKKPPAGMSMGLAGSVASKIMAKYGYKEGQGLGKKEQGMSTALMVEKTSKRGGKIIHEKDIAKYTFEDPFKIPTMDPTAAMPRASVATTDLLRNPSKVILLRNMVGPGEVDDDLEPETADECTKYGKVIKCVIFEMPDVEEDEAVRIFVEFERQESAIKAVVDLNGRYFGGRIVKAGFFNIDKFRRLDLGGDL, from the coding sequence ATGTCGTTGTACGACGATTTGGACAATTCTCCGATCTCTAAAGACAGTAAATCCGATGTTTCCGGCTGGTCATCCGGATTTAAACTCCTGCAATCGCAGCTACAGGCGAAAAAAGCGTCGCTGTTACAAACTAAAAGGCAGCGGCAAAATACGTTGGCGCCTGTTGTCGATTTAAAACGAAATTCCAGCGACGAATTGCATTTCAACCAGTTAACCGGTAAATTAGAGCGTGTATCCGAGTCGGCCGTATCGCCGAGTATAGCGCCACCTTTTATCTCGATCGAACCGCATTCGCGATTCGCCGGCGTCGACGACGAGTACAATCCGTCGTATCCGAACGAATACGACgaattcgtgaaaaaacgtCGCGAGCAACGACAGCGAGAACGCGACAACGATCGTCGGAACCGCGGCGCCGATCGCGGCGGCGACGACGATCGCGATCGTTCGGGCGGCCGGCGACAGAGCGGCGGTCACGGCGGTCGAAATAACACGAACAATCGCAACTCGCAGTCGCAGCGGCGCGGTCGCGACAACAACAGACGCagagacgacgacgacaacgaGAGCGAATTCGAAAAACGTCGTCGAATGAGGGAAGACGACGACGCCGATTACGAGAAACCGAGGCGACCGGTCGGCGGTGGCGCCGCCATCGCGCCGCCGAAATCGTTAATGgaagacgacgacgacgacgttgGTAGCGATTCGGGAAATGACATGAACGCCGTTCCGCCGCCATATTCCGACGAGAAGAAACCGCCGGCGGGAATGAGTATGGGTCTGGCCGGTTCTGTAGCGTCAAAAATCATGGCCAAGTACGGATACAAAGAAGGGCAGGGCCTCGGTAAGAAAGAGCAGGGTATGAGCACGGCGTTGATGGTCGAGAAAACGAGTAAACGCGGCGGTAAAATCATCCACGAAAAAGACATCGCGAAATACACGTTCGAAGATCCGTTTAAGATTCCGACGATGGATCCAACGGCCGCGATGCCGCGCGCGTCCGTTGCCACTACGGACTTGTTGCGTAATCCGTCGAAGGTGATCTTGCTGCGAAATATGGTCGGGCCCGGCGAGGTCGACGACGACTTGGAACCGGAAACGGCCGACGAATGCACGAAATACGGTAAAGTGATTAAGTGCGTGATATTCGAAATGCCGGACGTCGAAGAGGACGAAGCCGTGAGAATATTCGTCGAGTTCGAACGGCAGGAATCGGCGATTAAAGCCGTCGTCGATTTAAACGGACGATATTTCGGCGGACGAATCGTTAAAGCCGGATTCTTTAATATCGATAAATTCAGACGTTTGGATCTTGGAGGAGATCTGTAA
- the LOC141899763 gene encoding uncharacterized protein LOC141899763 yields MAHSSHHERGPTPPPSYESITTPKIPLCYIDFMPQCLEQEKKMKYAQFETFDKLIVKANVFLRSRPDVLVKSVETVAKKCAYLQDIYSGKMYTDKLAFRHIVIYGLRVWFTIIQVRMTALELAYVNIIPVKLPSLEDSDYPNFQKLERLFEAFNRKLLIDPLPGQIVSIETVSIKIDKDTWFKFDGNFDWDSCSWYDGYKHHLFNFTRIFYLKGSPANELIGIEDITPNRLDGKEDGIPKYESFNLMFKRAQQWIYDNIHTQKKLVNVKTIETPYFGTSLQESAGLTGRCHVIPGMSFCDNLHERGRVYFLRISYVVSRDSNLPRPELTYRTFVPGHDLESTIMEYQSLDDLMNHINSWIRVTKTNVVYAETCECRLNAVKHDGILGTECTSTGCSMPSDPTLAYRVIYFIRLYINGGFYEPAPELLDAVPSYPEKSDCDIL; encoded by the exons ATGGCCCATTCCAGTCATCATGAAAGAGGTCCAACTCCACCACCATCATATGAATCGATCACTACGCCGAAAATACCGCTGTGTTACATCGATTTTATGCCGCAATGTCTCGAGCAagagaaaaagatgaaatatgcCCAGTTTGAGACATTCGA TAAGCTGATAGTAAAAGCTAATGTATTTTTGCGAAGTCGTCCCGATGTACTGGTCAAATCTGTTGAAACTGTGGCAAAGAAATGTGCCTATTTACAAGACATTTACAGTGGTAAAATGTATACGGATAAACTCGCGTTCAGACACATTGTCATATATGGACTAAG AGTATGGTTCACCATCATCCAGGTTCGCATGACTGCGCTCGAATTGGCATATGTGAACATCATACCCGTTAAACTACCATCGTTGGAAGATTCAGATTACccgaattttcaaaagttgGAACGTCTGTTTGAGGCTTTCAATAGGAAACTACTCATTGATCCTTTACCAG GTCAGATAGTCAGTATTGAAACTGTCAGTATAAAGATTGATAAGGATACGTGGTTCAAGTTTGATGGAAATTTCGACTGGGACAGCTGCTCGTGGTACGACGGGTATAAACACCATCTGTTTAATTTCACGCGGATATTCTATCTGAAAGGATCTCCCGCTAATGAACTGATCG GTATTGAGGATATCACTCCAAACCGACTGGATGGCAAAGAAGACGGAATACCGAAATATGAATCATTCAATTTAATGTTCAAACGGGCCCAACAATGGATATATGATAATATACATACT CAAAAGAAACTCGTGAATGTGAAAACTATTGAAACGCCGTATTTTGGAACCAGTTTACAGGAATCAGCAG GTTTAACGGGAAGATGCCATGTGATTCCTGGAATGTCTTTCTGCGACAATTTACACGAGCGCGGACGCGTTTATTTTCTACGAATCTCTTACGTCGTTTCGCGTGACTCGAACCTGCCGCGACCGGAATTAACGTATCGAACGTTCGTGCCGGGGCACGATCTAGAATCGACGATCATGGAATATCAGTCGTTGGACGATCTGATGAATCATATCAATTCGTGGATTCGTGTCACAA AAACAAATGTCGTATATGCTGAGACATGTGAATGCAGGCTTAACGCTGTGAAACACGATGGTATATTAGGAACCGAGTGTACATCCACCGGTTGCAGTATGCCCTCAGATCCAACTCTTGCCTATCgggtaatttatttcataag ATTATATATAAACGGTGGCTTTTATGAGCCAGCACCAGAGCTGTTGGATGCCGTGCCGTCATATCCCGAAAAATCCGATTGTGATATCCTGTGA